Below is a genomic region from candidate division KSB1 bacterium.
TGTAATCGGGCAATTTCTTTTCCTCGTTTCTACAATGAGATAGATGTTCCACAGGAATTCGTTTGTGGAATGCTATTCTGCACCATCGCTCTGGTAATGGTGCCAATTGTATAGCGATATTGCAATATAAGATTAATTCATAAAAATGTCAATAATTAATTTTCAAAACAAAATGGGCTTGATCATGACTCAGGATCAGTTTTTTTCTCAACTTGGAAGGTTTGATTCTAAATCAAATGGGACTTTGAGCCTTTGGTATCGGTAAATCTCAAATTAATTATCAAGAGTGAAAGAATTTGAGCAAAATTGTCATGAAAAAAAACTTGATTTTAACCAATTATTTTTTTATATTGCGCAATTCAAAAACTATAACCCAAAAAACAACGAGAGGAGGTTAGGAGTGAATGCCTAGCGTCAAGGTAAGAGACAATGAAAATTTCGAAAAAGCATTTCGACGATTTACCAAGGCATGCGAGAAGGCTGGATTGATGTCCGAGATAAAAAAGCATCAGCATTTTGAGAAGCCGAGCGAGCGTCGCAAGCGCAAAATGAACGCTGCAAAGCGCAAGATGCGCAAGATGCAAATGATGGAAAATTATTAAACAAAACTGCTCTGCCCGTCTCTCTGTTGCTAGAATCAATTCTCAGGGTAAGGCGATAAAAAAATGGGAGGTCGATAAATGTCGTTACTAGAACAACTGACCGAGGATATGAAACAGGCCTTGAAAGCTCAGGACAAGTTGAAGTTAAGCACGGTCAGAATGCTTATTTCACAATTAAAGAATGAGCGTATTGATTCTGGAGCGGAGCTGACGGGAGACCAGGAACTGCAGGTACTGATGAATGCTGCGAAAAAGCGGAAAGAGGCCATCGACGCTTATCAGAAGGCTAACCGGTCAGATCTTGCTGAAAAAGAACAACAGGAATTAGCCATTATTCAGCAGTACCTGCCAGCACAATTATCCGATGAGCAGATTGCTGCCAAGATTGATGAGATCATCGCTGCGGTGGGCGCAACGAGCCTGAAAGACTTGGGAAAAGTGATGGCAGAAGCGATGAAGGCATTAAAAGGTAAAGCGGATGGCAAAAAGGTGCAACAGTTAGTAAGAGAAAAATTGGCTTAGCCTTGGAACGAAATCAACTCTGAAAAAGTGAATAGGGCTGAAGCATGCTTTATTCGCTTTTTTTGTTTATCGACAATCACCTTATTGCTGATCTGTCCCCAAAAAGTTGATTGGCAATCGAAGGCCGATTCCGGCGGCTGAGAACTCATTAAAAATTTTCAGCAGCTTGCCATTTGTGCCGAGCTAATCAATGATGAATGTGTTTAGATTGTTTCTATTTTAGATTCATGAGCCAGACCGATTGACGTAATCGTAAGTAACGATCGAATTAAAAGCATTCCAAAAGATGGGGAATCTGATCGATTTTAAAGGCATTATTGTTCGCGACAGAGCAGATTTTAATTAAGCGTGGATAGTTAGTATGATACAAGCTGCCGTTGCTATTGTTGACATAGCAATCATTATCGTTTTATCCTATTTTATCTATCGTGGCTATAAAGCTGGTTTCGTCGCTGAATTTACTCAAATATTTGCGACATTAATCGGTTTGATCTTGGCATTTCGCTATATGTCAGATCTGACCATTCCGATCTATGGAGCAACTAGCATTTCGCCGACGTTCATCATGGTGCTAAGTTTTATCTTAATTTTTACAACAGTGGTTCTTGGCTTAAATTATCTATTGCAGAAATTCTTAAAAGCTGTCAAGTTTTCAATTACCCTGGGGAATATGGATCGCCTGGCAGGAATTGCTTTTGGGCTGGTGAAAGGATCGATATTTATCGGTTTAATCTGTGCATTGGTTTCCCTTATCTCATTTTCGAATCCAATTAACCGAGAGATTCAACAATCGATGCTGTTCAAGCCGATGAAAAATGTGCTACCGCTGGCATATAGCACGGCCAAAATAATTTTCCGTACCACATATAAACCATTATTTCGGGAGATCGAAGAAAGTCTTTCGGGACAGCCCATTGAGCGACGCGGCCAGGCTCAAGATTTAATCGATTTTTATCGTTCAAGATAGTACGGTTAATCATTTTGAATAGCAATACTTTTTCAACATTAGAATTCGATCGAATTCTTGACCATCTCTCCCAGCTTGCTATCACGCCTGCTGGGCGAGAGCAAATCCTTCAATTGCATCCGCTATCGGACCTGAGCACAATTAATCGGCTATTGAGCGAAGTCACTGAACTTCGCGACATATTGGATTTTGATGATCCATTGCCCCTGTCCGATCTGCAAGATATTCGTTCCTGCCTTCGGAAAGCCCAGATCATCGGAAATTTTCTAACCCCTGAGGAGCTAATCCGTGTATTGAGCACCTGTCAGGTAGCGAGAAAAATTAATGACTATTTTCGGGAACGTAAAGAGAAATACCCGCACCTTTCCATCATTGTCAATCAGATCATTTCCTTCCCTTCGCTCGAAAAGGCCATTGCGCGTTGTATTGACCCATCGACGATGGAAATTCTGGACAGCGCCAGTCCGCAACTGAATCGGCTGCGACGCGCCATCGAAACTCAAGAACAGCGCATTCGCAAAAGGCTCGAAAGCCTTGTTGGGGAACTCTCCCGAAACGGCTATCTCCAAGAAAACTTGATCGCCGTCCGCGATGGTTCGTTGGTTCTAATGGTAAAAAGCGAGCATCGCGGCCGCGTGAAAGGATTAATTCATGACCAATCGGCCACTGGATCAACATTGTTCATCGAACCTTTTGAAACGTTGGAGCTGAATAACCAGGTGCGCGCCCTAAAATTAGAGGAACGTCGGGAGATCGAGCGCATCCTGACCAGCCTTACCGATTTGATCCGTGAGCAGCTTCAGCCTTTGCAACAAACCATGGCCGGTCTGGCTCAATTAGATTTCATCTATGCCAAGGCCCGTTTTTCGCAGCAGATTGGAGGTACGCAACCAGGGATCAACGATCACAACAAACTGGAATTGGTGAAAGCGAAACATCCATTACTGGTGCTCCGCTTTGACACAGGTCGGCCCGTGGTACCGCTCGACCTGACCATGGGCGATCAGTTTCGCACATTGGTGATCAGCGGTCCGAATGCCGGTGGAAAAACCGTGGCATTAAAAACGATCGGCCTTTTGTGCCTAATGACTGCCTGCGGATTGCATATTCCAGCCGACCCCAGCTCCAACATTCCGATCGTCGCATCAATTTTTGCGGCGATTGGGGATAAGCAATCCATCGATAATGATCTATCCACCTTCTCCTCGCACATTGCTGACCTTCGAGAGATTCTGGAACACGTGACCCAATCCAGCCTGGTGTTGATCGATGAGATCGGAGCAGGTACTGATCCAGATGAAGGAGCCGCTCTGGCGATCGCACTTCTGGAAAAATTGACGGCAATCGGCTGCCTCACTGTTGTTTCCACACATCAGAGCGCGTTGAAAATTTTTGCGCACGAAACGCCCGGTGTGGAAAATGGATCAATGGAATTTAATCGGGATACATTGGAGCCCACTTATCATTTTCGCCTCGGAATCCCTGGGTCAAGCTATGCTTACGAAATCGCAACAAGGTGGGGTTTGCCCAGCCAGATCACCGATCGCGCCAGAGAGTTGATCGGCTCAAAAAAAAATCATTTCGAAAAACTGCTTGAAGACCTCGAGAACCGGCTGCAACGCAATCGTTCCATTTCCAACGAATTATCCATCAAACAGAGCGAATTGGACGGATTGCTTCAGCTTTATCGAAAGAAATATGATGAATTGATCCATCATGAGCGGGAATTGAAACGTAAGGCGATCGATGAAGCCAGGCAGATTGTTCAGGAGGCCAATCGTGCCGTTGAACAGGCAATTCGGCAAATCAAAGAACAACAAGCCAGCCGAACTGCCATTCAAAACGCTCACCAGCTCATCAAACAACAGCAAGAGAGGCTGCAACAAGTGGAACAACAGGTGGCTTTTTCCAGCGAATCAGAAACTTCACAGGATGCTCAACCATCGATGGATCAAATCGTTGTTGGACAAGCAGTCCTCTGGATCCCTTATCAATCAATTGGCACAATAATTGGTGAACCGGATAGTGCGGGCAAGGTCTTAATTCAAACTGGAGATGTGAAGATCAAGGTTCCTGTCTCTGAGCTACGGGTAACTCAACTTCGTCCAGAAGCATCAGCTCAGGGAAAAATCAATCTGAATTTTAAGCCAGCAGCTTCGGACGAGATCGATGTCCGCGGCCTCCGCGTTGATGATGCTTTGATCGCGGTGGATAAGTTCTTGGATGAAGCGATCTTGTCTGGTTTGGAAAAAATTTATATTATCCATGGCAAGGGCACCGGAGCCTTACGCCAAGCTATTCACGAATTTCTCGATAAAAATCTTCGCGTTAAAAGCAAGGGGTTCCCAAAATGGAGCCTTGGCGATATGGGAATGACCGTTGTGGAATTAAAGTAAACTTTAATTCAAAAAGCTGCTTTCGAGAGCTCATAAGAAAATTGGAACGAAAATCGATAGAACGCTTATAAATATCGCTTACAATGTTAAAATGAACGACCATATTGATCATTGCAATAGCTGGTCGATCATAATTTCTGGTGGCATTGGTGATTTGAATTTCGTTTTGTTAACAGCAGGATTATGAGACGCTGTGATGATTTGATGCAGATGATCTTTTAGATAATTATTAAAAGCTGAGATCTAACATTTTAGGTTGGGGAATATGGATGATAATGGGGCTCAAATAAGCCGGGCATGCCGTTTCGTGGGAGATCGAAACGAGCTCATCAAACGGTTAGAACGAGAAGGAAAATTAATCTCACCACAATACTATTGTCTCGCAAAAGGGGGATATTGCGCTGATACGGATGTCTGTGTCGCGTTAGTAGCACGCGCCCATCTGCCCACGCGCTACGGCGAATTTGACATCGCAATTTTTGAAAATAACCGTGATCAAGAAGAACATCTGGCAATTACAAGAGGCAATTTGGAAAATGCGGAGGCTGTCCCAGTCAGGGTGCATTCGCAATGCCAGACCGGTGACATTTTTGGCTCATTGCGCTGTGATTGTCGTGATCAATTAGAACATGCATTAAAAACCTTCGCCCAATTGGATAAGGCGGCATTGCTTTATCTGAAGCAAGAAGGCCGGGGAATTGGATTGGCCAACAAGATCCGAGCGTACCATCTTCAGGAACAAGGATTGGATACGGTGGAAGCGAACATCGCCCTTGGTTTTAAGGATGATATGAGGACCTATGAGATTGCTGCAGCGATGATCCGTTTGTTGAAAATCAAATCGATTGTGCTATACACAAACAATCCTGACAAGCTTAAGGGGCTTACGGAAAACGGCGTGGATATCGTTCGCCGCGAGCGAATTGTCATGCCTCCAACACCCTACAATATCGATTATCTCGCCACAAAGAAGAAAAAGGCTGGGCATCTATTAGATTAATGGGCTGCTCGAATTGTAGCGCGCTGATTTCAGAAATTTTCTGATTCTGCCGAATTACCAAATTGTCGCTGCCGAGGGTATCTTCTGCTGATAATTTGAGATTCCTAATCTGTTTTTGAACAGTAGACATAGGGCCAAAGAAGAATCAGCAAAGAAAATGATTGACAAATAACCTTTTTTTGCTTACATTTGTCCAGCTTATTTCTATTAACTTCAAGAACTAATCTCCTCTAAAAAACACAGCCAGTTAACAGTTTAGACTTGACGGAAACTTTCATTCGAACTGGATTGTGCTTATGTTTTGCGCTAACTTCTGACCAATCGTCTACTGCGACGAGCGAGTGAGGTCGAATTTATCGGTCTATTGAGAATGAAGGTATGGAACTTAAGAGGGGTGGTGTGCAGATGAACCATGTGGTGATCAATGAAGTGGATTCGGGAAAAGAAGGAGCCGATAATTCGAATAACGACTCCCAAATTTCCAATGGATCAGCGCCGTTCACTGAGAGATTTGAAGCGTTGAAGATCGACCAAAATATACCGACCGAACAATCGAGCCAACTCGAACCAGCGATGAAAGCTGAACTGGCCAATTTCCGACAAATTATTCAGCATTTTGAGCTTCAACTTGAGCAAATCCATCAGCAAATTCAAAGCATCGAGCGCTCCTCTCCAGTGGAAATCGCCAATCTTGAGCAATTGAGCCAAAAGATCGCAGAGCAGGATCTTCAAATTGTGCAGTTGCAGAACCAATGGAATTCATTGGCAGCGCAACGCGCCATCTCCCCAGAGAAATTAAGAGAAGAATTGATTACTGGCATTCGAATGTTGGGTGAGCGGGTCTCAAAAGCGATTGCCGAAATGAATAATCGGATGGATCAGTTCACAAAGGAAATTCGCGAAAAACTCGATCAGAGATCCCCCGAGCCGAATCAGGCAACCTCAGATCTACCTGAAGAAGGAAACGATGAGTTCGCAGCCCTCAAAGAATCCAAATTACTCGATGTGAATGATTTTGAAATTGTGCCCCGCGAGGCAATTCAGCGCTTGACTGAATTGTTTAAAAAGCAATCCGTCGCCGTGAAAAACCACATCGGAAAACATGAAGAGCGCATCCGAGAGTTCGAAAAAATTCTAAAAGTCTTTGATGAAGAAAATACCCGGCTACTGGATCTACTGAACCGTCGCATCAAACGCAATCTGATGATATGCCTTGCACTTGTGCTGATGATTGTCTTCTGGTTGGTATTGAGAGGTTCATTCTAGAAGAAAATGCTTAAATTGACTGATGAATAAATCACCAAGAATAGCTAAATCGGTTTTGAAAGCTGATTACCTCGTCTCAAGCTTGGCTATTTTTTAAGCAGATTCTGCTCATAGAAAACATTTTGAGAAGATAAAGCAAAGCTCCTGATAGCTCAATTCCCAATTCTCAATCAGAATCAAGCTATCATATCGAATTTTCTTTTCAAAACAAATCCATCACCATGGCGAATAAATTATCAAGTTATTCTGCATAATTAAGGGATAATGTCATTGCACTCAAAACTGAAAGCTCTCAGAACCGAAAAGTGATGAGCCAATTCTGAGAGCTTTCGAGTCATCAAAGGATTTGCTAAGCGATTCTGGGGGCTGCAAAAATCATTTCATCAAAATCATTTTCTTCACTTCTCTGAAAGACTGCTGTCTTCTCGATTTCACCTCGAGCTGATAGAAATAAATTCCTGACGCCACCACTTGCCCTGCTTCATCTCGACCATCCCAGCAAACGCTATGGTAACCCGCGGCATCAGCTCCCTTGACCAGATGGCGCACCAATCGACCTTGCAGGTCATAAACAGTCAAGCTGACGTCAGCCGATTGCGGCAGATGATATTCGATGGTGGTGGATGGATTGAATGGGTTCGGATAGCATTGCATCAGCGTAAACCCATCGGGTACGGCCTTTGGCGCTTTGGTCACAACTCGAGTGACGCACTTTAGATTGGTTGTGTCCACTTTGAAGGGGATCTCGTTTCCAACGGGATCGTTAGCGAAAATATTGCTGAACCAGAGTTTGGTTTGGCTCGTGTCGATCACGGCTTTGGGAGACATATAGGCACGGATTCTGGTGACCAGCCCACTATCGGCAGTGACCCCCGATTGACCGAACTTTCTCGAAATGGCGACGCTGAGCTTGGCCGTGTCCTTTCGGGTCGTATCCACCAGCGAGAATGCGATGATATCATTCCCCAAAAGACTGTTGGGCTCCAGCTTTACCGAATCCAGCGACAAAAAATCTCGTGGAGAATAAAGCAGTTCATAGGAGAGGCCAAACAGGTCGGTCACATGTTTCACCCAAACATCGATGTAGAAATGCTGCCCGGGATTGTTGCTGCCGTTAAATCTCAATTGGATGACTGCACTGTCCAGCAGACTCAGTTCCGATTGATCATGGCCTTGGGTTTTCATCATGACAGGATCGGGCATTGGACCCAATTCAGCATCTCCATTGGTCATATTGCCTTCGGCTGAGGAAAAGCTGGACGAGCCACCATCATTGGCATTGTTGGCCAGCAGCATTGTATGCGTCTTGCCCCAATTGAGCCCGATGACCAGTACATCGGCCTGATTGACGATCCCATCGCCATTGGCATCGGCATAAGTCGCATTTTTATCGGGCGTCCAGGGAGTGGCGTTATGGGCCATCCACATAATCTCTTGGCCCGCAGGATGGCAGGTCCGCTTCGGCCCAGTTTTGCCCCAATGCAAGCCGATCGGCAGCACATCCGCCTGGTTCACGATATTCAGAGGATCCATCGGATCATTGGTATCCCCTGGCCAGACAGTGATGCCGCTGGTGATGATAACAGTCGCTGCACCGGGTGTAAGATCAATCATCCCACCCGCAGGATCATTTGCCGCAACATTGGTGATTGAATAGACGATGGCGGTATTGTTCGGCGTCAAGGCATCGGCTTTGAATTTGATCTTCGCCACCGTGCCCGAGCCATTGACGCCACCAGTCCCGGCCTTTCGGGTGATCGCCAAATTCACTTTGCCACCCGTCTCATCGACATTAAAGAAGAAGACCACGTCGTTGCCCAGAAAATCCCCTGGCAGCACGTTGCTGGCATAGGGCGTCACCACATCGATAAAGGCGGTGTTGCTGAAATCCAGATCGAAGCTTACGCCGAACAAATTGGCAACCGGGTTGTTGCTATTCCCCACATCTACATTTACCCAGAATTCGCCACCGGCGGATTGTGGACTGGCAGCAACAGGATAAATGGGGACGCCTGCGGCTGGTTTGCTGATCAAAACGGTCACATTTTGATTCCCACCATTGGAACTAACCAGCAATGTCCCAGTATCGCTATTGCCAGTCAGTTGATTGCGATCGACTGTCACTGTCACTGTGGCATTTCCGCTGCCTGAATTGGGCGTGATTGAGGTGATCCAGGGCTTATCGGGATTTTCCGCCACGGTCCAGGTCAATGTGCCCCCGCCGCCATTGGTGATCTGGAACGTTTTCGTGTTTTCTGTCGTGCCGAAATCCAGCGTAGTCGGCGACACGATCAAAATCGGATTTTGCGAGGGGGGAATCGCAGCCCAAAACCCAGAGACCTCTTTGAAATTGGGACTGGTCGCCAATGACAGCGGCGAGGGCTGTCCTATAGCGTCTCGCAGTTTGTACTGGACTGACTGCGATGATGTGCCACCCTGGTCAAGCACCGATTTTTTGATCTTGAAATTTTGACTGGATTGGGCCGATGCTATCTCCCATGGCAGAAATAGCCAGGGGATCAACAGCAGGATGCCCAGCCAGGTTCTATATTTCATCATCTAAGTTCTCCTTATCTTGATTCGATTGTTAGATATCACCAAAACTTAGCTTCAACATCAAAGTATTTTTTCTGATGGTTCGATGTGAGCGAATGATAAATTGCTGATTGAACCATTATTTTTTCTTT
It encodes:
- a CDS encoding GatB/YqeY domain-containing protein — encoded protein: MSLLEQLTEDMKQALKAQDKLKLSTVRMLISQLKNERIDSGAELTGDQELQVLMNAAKKRKEAIDAYQKANRSDLAEKEQQELAIIQQYLPAQLSDEQIAAKIDEIIAAVGATSLKDLGKVMAEAMKALKGKADGKKVQQLVREKLA
- a CDS encoding CvpA family protein codes for the protein MIQAAVAIVDIAIIIVLSYFIYRGYKAGFVAEFTQIFATLIGLILAFRYMSDLTIPIYGATSISPTFIMVLSFILIFTTVVLGLNYLLQKFLKAVKFSITLGNMDRLAGIAFGLVKGSIFIGLICALVSLISFSNPINREIQQSMLFKPMKNVLPLAYSTAKIIFRTTYKPLFREIEESLSGQPIERRGQAQDLIDFYRSR
- a CDS encoding endonuclease MutS2, which gives rise to MNSNTFSTLEFDRILDHLSQLAITPAGREQILQLHPLSDLSTINRLLSEVTELRDILDFDDPLPLSDLQDIRSCLRKAQIIGNFLTPEELIRVLSTCQVARKINDYFRERKEKYPHLSIIVNQIISFPSLEKAIARCIDPSTMEILDSASPQLNRLRRAIETQEQRIRKRLESLVGELSRNGYLQENLIAVRDGSLVLMVKSEHRGRVKGLIHDQSATGSTLFIEPFETLELNNQVRALKLEERREIERILTSLTDLIREQLQPLQQTMAGLAQLDFIYAKARFSQQIGGTQPGINDHNKLELVKAKHPLLVLRFDTGRPVVPLDLTMGDQFRTLVISGPNAGGKTVALKTIGLLCLMTACGLHIPADPSSNIPIVASIFAAIGDKQSIDNDLSTFSSHIADLREILEHVTQSSLVLIDEIGAGTDPDEGAALAIALLEKLTAIGCLTVVSTHQSALKIFAHETPGVENGSMEFNRDTLEPTYHFRLGIPGSSYAYEIATRWGLPSQITDRARELIGSKKNHFEKLLEDLENRLQRNRSISNELSIKQSELDGLLQLYRKKYDELIHHERELKRKAIDEARQIVQEANRAVEQAIRQIKEQQASRTAIQNAHQLIKQQQERLQQVEQQVAFSSESETSQDAQPSMDQIVVGQAVLWIPYQSIGTIIGEPDSAGKVLIQTGDVKIKVPVSELRVTQLRPEASAQGKINLNFKPAASDEIDVRGLRVDDALIAVDKFLDEAILSGLEKIYIIHGKGTGALRQAIHEFLDKNLRVKSKGFPKWSLGDMGMTVVELK
- the rpsU gene encoding 30S ribosomal protein S21, with translation MPSVKVRDNENFEKAFRRFTKACEKAGLMSEIKKHQHFEKPSERRKRKMNAAKRKMRKMQMMENY
- the ribA gene encoding GTP cyclohydrolase II, with protein sequence MDDNGAQISRACRFVGDRNELIKRLEREGKLISPQYYCLAKGGYCADTDVCVALVARAHLPTRYGEFDIAIFENNRDQEEHLAITRGNLENAEAVPVRVHSQCQTGDIFGSLRCDCRDQLEHALKTFAQLDKAALLYLKQEGRGIGLANKIRAYHLQEQGLDTVEANIALGFKDDMRTYEIAAAMIRLLKIKSIVLYTNNPDKLKGLTENGVDIVRRERIVMPPTPYNIDYLATKKKKAGHLLD
- a CDS encoding T9SS type A sorting domain-containing protein; translation: MMKYRTWLGILLLIPWLFLPWEIASAQSSQNFKIKKSVLDQGGTSSQSVQYKLRDAIGQPSPLSLATSPNFKEVSGFWAAIPPSQNPILIVSPTTLDFGTTENTKTFQITNGGGGTLTWTVAENPDKPWITSITPNSGSGNATVTVTVDRNQLTGNSDTGTLLVSSNGGNQNVTVLISKPAAGVPIYPVAASPQSAGGEFWVNVDVGNSNNPVANLFGVSFDLDFSNTAFIDVVTPYASNVLPGDFLGNDVVFFFNVDETGGKVNLAITRKAGTGGVNGSGTVAKIKFKADALTPNNTAIVYSITNVAANDPAGGMIDLTPGAATVIITSGITVWPGDTNDPMDPLNIVNQADVLPIGLHWGKTGPKRTCHPAGQEIMWMAHNATPWTPDKNATYADANGDGIVNQADVLVIGLNWGKTHTMLLANNANDGGSSSFSSAEGNMTNGDAELGPMPDPVMMKTQGHDQSELSLLDSAVIQLRFNGSNNPGQHFYIDVWVKHVTDLFGLSYELLYSPRDFLSLDSVKLEPNSLLGNDIIAFSLVDTTRKDTAKLSVAISRKFGQSGVTADSGLVTRIRAYMSPKAVIDTSQTKLWFSNIFANDPVGNEIPFKVDTTNLKCVTRVVTKAPKAVPDGFTLMQCYPNPFNPSTTIEYHLPQSADVSLTVYDLQGRLVRHLVKGADAAGYHSVCWDGRDEAGQVVASGIYFYQLEVKSRRQQSFREVKKMILMK